The sequence below is a genomic window from Pleuronectes platessa chromosome 13, fPlePla1.1, whole genome shotgun sequence.
ttcgcgaacgctgaacttaacgaatcagttttcatattattaacgtgaacgtaacgaggaacgtgagtgaacgtcatgtacgttttttaaatcatcaccgtatcaggccatcatgaaataccaggagcggacgagtgtgtgtgtgtgtgtgtgtgtgtgtacgtgtgtcccccggcgctccgaccccgcccactcactcggagagagccacagtgagctctgatcacggaagatgatccgatctagagacatgtcgtcttctcctgttaaactgaataaacagcgctaacaagcaagcccctgtttgtgaggcaatatattgtccatagtgtgcaggggtacaaaacctttactatcaaaagagcgagtgggcggggtcggagccccgggacccgggacctatatacagtctatgcccgggaccggagcactcgctacacacacacacacacacacacacacacacacacacacacacacacacacacacacacacacacacacacacacacacacacacacacacacacacacacacacacacacacacacacacacgttcacgttaataatatgaaaactgattcgttaagttcagcgttcgcgaaacatatgcacaacattgtactgtacagccactgcagaggggccgaagagccgcgggtggccgaaccctgtgtggaaccgaatttctatggtgtattggacgtttttgtggcagcagtgtccatcacttttagctgtcccctggaaacacttccgttgtgttgtggcctcttcttgctgcgcgtttggcttcttgctgcgcgtttggcttcttgctgcgcgtttggctttttgcaacgcgttccggtatttgctgcgcgtttctctatttgcagctcgttccggtatttgcagcgcgttgctgtaatgtgttgtgttgtgaaattgatgaagatgtttttttactttgctggtgttttgtcaacttgcatgtgttttcttaagttgccgttcgttgagctttcagggccaccgtaaatATTGGATCGTGGGTGGTATCTGCAGGGATGCTGCAAgctttttccattttcctgCCGTCAGACGCAGCATCTCAGGCCTATTTATACTCTCTTTATTGGTGCGATGGGAAAAAAAGGGCAGTAGAAAATTGTGGAGGTTGCTGAATGTTCATTTCAAAGCCAAGCAGCAGTGGAATTTTGGGACAAGAGGCCAAATGAAGTATTTGAGAGATTGAAAGTGTTGGACAGAAATATTGTTACGAGATGAATGCAAAAGTGAGCTCAGCCAATTCTTCTGTATTAATACATGCATGTTATGGTGAACCAATACAAAAAGCCAGAGGTGTAGTGAGTGGACCAAGAGCTCAAAGGAGCATCCTTGCTGCCTCAGCAACCATTAGACTGATAGTAGAAGTTCAAATCCACATTGTTTGATCTTTTTTAGTGAGACAAGGTGTCTGCCATGAGTTCAAAAATTATTTATATGAGCTATAAGCAGGAGAAGCATAGCAGGACTGAACTataacaagagcagagtggcaactgcctgctgctgctcatctaAAGCTGGCAGCAGGACTCATTCATATGCAGATGGGAAGGCACAACATTTTCCCCCATAGCTACAGCATGTATTAAACCTCACTTCCATTAACATATGATCACGTATGTTGTGGCTGTTGTAGTAGAGACACAACAGACTTCCAGGTAGCCCGATGATTGCATTTGATGATCTCTGGTTCCCACTCCAGACAAATGGCCGGATCGAATGTCCTTGAAAATGAGCTTGTGCATGCCATCACTATTCATAGACATATGGCATGGTGGCCAGCACATACCCCATCCGATCAGGATGTACCACCAGAAGTACTTCCTCTCAGAGAAGAAGGAGACGGCTAACAGGGTGTGGAGGTAGAGGCCCTCCACCAGCAGCCAGAAGTAACTCGCCATGATGCCATACTGGAAGAAGACCACCACTGCCTTGCAGCCCACCTAAAAAACACACCATAGTGTTAGTGGCTCATTGCTTTAACCAGAGAATGTACATAAATTAAATTCTATCACAGGTCAGATGATGAAGACAAATTAGTTGCCGGCAGACAAGGCTACATGGAATACGGTTTTAGTAGATTACTCTTAAATAAGTATTGATGTcagacttaaaaataaaattattctgTTAGACTTGGCAAATCACTAATCAAACGTAGCAGTGAGGAGACGTCATTATCACAATGAATATGAACATAATCTACTGTGAGTAGAAAATTCTACATGGGTTATGATTGTGCTGAATCTGATTATACAAATGGACTTCGAGACTGATTAAATCTGCAATCAAAGTGCATTTCAGATTCATATTGATGGTTTCAATCTCAAGTGTCACACATGGGAAGATACTGATGTTTGTGGCCCAGGGGGCGTAACAGATGCCGTCGCAATACCTTTTCAGCAAATGTTACTCAATAGGCCTACAGTGTGAGACACTACTTAAATAGTCTGCATTTATattgcgcttttctagtcttgatgaccactaaaAGCTCTACACAGTATAGTTCTATcaatcacccattcacacagacattcatACAGCGCATCTGCGTCcggcactttctctatcacacatcactcatacACTGCCGGCACATctatcaggggcaatttggggttcattatcttgcccaagggcacgcTGAATAGGGGAGAGTGGGATCGAACCGCTGACCTTAGTGGATGACTCGTTGTATCTACTGAGCCACAGCTCACAGAAACCCCTGAACAATGGTAGAGGTAAAATACAGTGTCGTGAATTTAGCAGGATATATTTTATTGCTTATGAACTTAACTTTCTATTGGTATTAGGACAATTATGCTCTGGATGTGGTTCAACATGTtgtgaaatacatttatttggtcTTCTGCTGCAAATAATTGTAGGTTAAGTTACAGGTCCTGGTTACAGCATCCGATTTAACATTAAAAGggaaatcagtgtcctggcACATCTTTGTAGTCATGCATCCTCTCTTTCACTGGTCCCTGTCACTTGATGCAGTCTCTCACCTGTCAATGTGCCAGTGTATTGTCGAGGTGGATTGACTTTCTCAACCTCCTAAGACAAGACTTTACATGACAGATGAGTGCACAACATGAATTCTACTCTTAGTCCCAGTTGTggtgttttactttgtgttggttATAGTAAAGTTGGTATCAGAAATGAAAgccaatgaaaaatgtaaccttgTTTTGTATGATGTATATCTGTAAAAGACAGGCACGGGTTAAAACATTTGTAATAGACTGTTGTAAAACCTCTGATTGCCAATAAAAAGCTAAATggaaaccccccaaaaaactgaacGTCCTCCTCAGATGCGCTTCATATTCTAAGGTAATTCAGTATAATATTGAGCCTATTGATCTTTGTCATTGAGCTGAAATCTTTGAGATATAATGAAAACCACAGTTTTACCAGCATGGAAACACATGCTACTTGTTTTTAGTGTCACCTGATTTCTTCCATCACTGGCCCAATTCACACATTCTTTAAACCTGCAAATTcgcaacttttcaaaataaagttcagtAATTCTGCTCTttaagcattgcagcaacaaaacagaCGTTTTGCTTTTTAGTTCCAAGGTTGTTAATAAAGGTTTTGTTCCCTGCAAGAGTTTTAGAAATTTGCATTTttccaaattatatttaaaattcgTTTTTTCCAGTTTAACATCATCTCTGTTACCCTCGCATGTGTtactttctaaaaaaaaatatcctgtcCTCGCTAAATTAAGAGTTGAGGGAGTGAGCAGCTGTGTTAGGACCTGAAGTACCCTGAAGAGGACATATCTGAATTAAGCCATTAACGATTGGTTAGAGACAGTGAAGCAGGTGATTTACAGTCTGCTGATCTAATCCTCTCTTGTGATAAAACAGTAGATTCAGCTGGAGCGAGATTTAAGTCTACACCAGTGACGCTGGTGACCTGATCcatcaaatgaaataaaaaaatcctcatGAAAGTGGAACTAGATCCTGGAGTTTATCTGGCTCCTTATCTCACATACAGCACTTACGATACTGTCACGATCGTGGCGTCGAGACACGTTGATCAAAACTCTTAATGTGATTTATTGACAAAGCTGTCAGTTGTTCAGGTTTATGTTCGGCAAACAGGAACTCTCACAACATCCTGCTGGACACATGAATGGGGAAATGGCACATAAGGAGTGAACGCCACTCAGCAAACAGTGCTGCACCCAGGAGCACTTGAGCTCTCGCAGGTTAAGTAAACTCTGAGACAAAGATCTAAGGTCAGTAACGTCTGCGTGCGTGAGTAATTAAGTAGATGCAGTACAAAAACGTCAGTGCTGCTTGCTTTCAATTGAAGAGTTAACTTGATCTACGTAGTACAGGACCTTCGATTATACAGGGAAAAAATCAGATAAACTTTGCGGCTTTGCTAATAAAACCGACATATTGGCAAATGAGGCGGGAGTGTTCAAcagcacggagagagagaagggtatGGGGGGAGTGTAGAGCGCTCTCACAGATGATTGGCAGTTTTCTGTCTCGCCAACATCGTACAGAACCACGTCCTTGATGAACACAGCTACGGCCTTCAGTATAAAGGACACAAAGAGATGCATGTGGATGCAGTTTCTCGTGCAGTGCAGCTTCCTGTAAAGAAATAAACCAGACAAATTAAGTCTACTTTCAGAACTTCAAAtctatttaaaagcaagtacttaCTTTATCGCAAGTTGAAAGGTTAATTTGGTAATTTAACTGGAGTTGTCCATCTGTTCATATATTTGCACTTTCAGGGTGAATTGTATAAACCAATTAGGAGAGTTGGCCCAGAAGACACGGGCGCAATGACACACTACATCGGCCAGCTGCCTGAACATCGCGGCTGCAGCTGAACATAAACAGTCAAACGCTGTTCACATCCTGTGTCCCTACTCACATGTCCAAACCATTGGCATTTCATAAGGCCGTGGAGTAAACACATCCCCATGTTGTTTAGCccataacacacaaacagttcaaaAGCAAACACACCCAAATGAAGAGCGAGGCCATTAATAGAAGCTACACACCAACCCTTATAAACCTATTCTAATGATGCGTGCTGTTCCATGCCAACATGaacacatattttctctctgcaACCAGATAGGACTGATGGGAACACGCTGTGAACAACAGCGGCTCGTCTTAAGTGCATGGACTTTATGGACGCTTGCACTCGACCACTTTGCTTGAgagatgctgcagctgcagatcaTGTCAAGTTTGAACAACAATTTCTTTTTATCACATTACTGTGTGAAAAACACAGTAAATCTTCTATAAAATGCAGGAAGTACGGTGTGAAACCGGAATTTTATTGTTCCAAATGATGGAAAAAAGGTGTTTGATTGCCTTCATGCAGGGACATTAGGGAAAGGTTGATGGATCTACTTACCGAAAGAGACACAGTATGATGATGGCAACCGTGAGAGAGATGAGCGACATGCTGTGGCCGATGGTGTAACCCACTTTGATGGCGGTGAAGAAGTGTCCCTGCAACGAAAAAGTTACAGAAACTGAAAGCAAATCATCTGGAGTGACAATTAACTTGTTGACCACACAACCATAGGAACATGGGGCCATTGTGCGGGTTTAAACTGGTTACAATACTGACCGTATTATCATCAATGGTGCTGTTGGGATTGTATCCGCAGTCCATTATGTAGGAGTCCATGCTGATCGGGGTCCAGCCGTCCTCGGTGCAGGTCTTTGACAGGTTACCTAATGAGCAGAGGGGCAAAGGGAATACTCAACATTACTCTTATAGAATACAATTAATTGCTTCAGTGTGTTccacataaatgtgtgtgtgtgggtgtgtgtgcgtgcgtgtgtgtgcgtgcgtgcgtgtgtgtgtgtgtgtgcatgcgtgcgtgtgtgtgtgtgtttgtttgtgacttGCAAGGCAAAAATAATGCTCAAAATTAATTATGTCACTCTGAGATGCATGTGTCTCAGTGGAATACTCTCATATACAAAAAGGAAGTAGAATGAAAGAGTGAGGGGGATCAGAACACCCCACTGGCTCAGAGATGCCAAGACTGTTCCCATGTGTATTGACCTCCATTTGTATCTTAAGAAGACTGCcaggttgcacacacacacatgcaggcacacacCCCAGGAGGCCAACAGTGGAGCAGAGAGATATTTTTTACACTGGCCGGCCCATGGGGGCAGAAGTGAAAGGTGAAAAACCTCCTTGGACTGATCATCTAGGAGGAGATTAGAGCTGCAGAGTAgagctctcctctctcagctaaGAACAGCAGAGATCACTAGAGCTTTTTACAGAGTTTAGAATAGATATAGGTTTGCAGTCCAGCACAATTTAGTCGAGCTCTGGAGGCAAAAGAAAAGACTAGACCTCAGAGCAGAGttcaatattcaatattctGCACAATAGTGTAGATGACATCAAAAAGGAAATTTTTCATATCTTTCATATGTTTAATATCTGTATCACTTAAAACAAGGACATAgatacaaatgtatttaaaagctAATGAccgcatctatgtgcagcactacATCAATAATCAGAATCAGACATCTATCACACactgaaattatttaaaaaatgagaaaATTGACTTGAGTACTCATGAACATGATCCAAACATTTAGGTAATGTTGCATACAAAGATGTGTTACAGAAGAGTTGTCAGGAGTTATCCGACTTTTAAACTGAAAATTCTAGTAAATGCCTCACTATTCAGATGAGGCACTAATCATTTAGATATCGCTGTGATTTAGCTAAGTCTCTCATTGTGTAACATTTATTTCTTGcatttctccatctcctctcctgtAAATATAAGAAAAGAAGCTGTGTGTTGGTGAAAATGTAATCCGTGTGCTTAATGCAAGTGTGGAAATCTAAATGTAGGACATTCCTCACATTTCCCAACCATATCGCTGCACAAGCCACTATCAAATCAAGTCCGTGTTGGGAAACGACCAACAATCCAAAGTCTTAGAATGTATTTGGCATTAAAATACGGTCAGCTCACAAATACCTGAACGGCGTATTGCAGAGAAGACGGAGGCTTAGCCTCCTCAAACAACATGACAAGACACAAAGGCGATGATAAGCCCCTGCTGTTTCAGTCCATGCCACCCCTGGATTTGGCTTGTTTGAGGGATTGCCAGAAGAATGCTTTCATCATCCCCCAAAACATGACAGCAAGGATTTACAGAGTAATGCACGACAACCAGGAGAACTCAAACAAGTTAATAACCTCCATCATCGGTTTGATTTCCAGGATGTACTTTTCTTTCAATGTTAAACAGTCAAATGCTTTATCCTTCCTAATTATAACTCGGAGGAAGATTCATATTAGCTTGCCATGAACAGCTTGAGCTCAGCTTAATATTATGGCATGAAGGTGAGGCCACTGAGACAGAGACTGAGTCACACTGAGCCTGAAGAGAGGGTGAGTTGCTCGTCTTATTAAAAGAGATGAATGACTGCATGTTTGCATAAGACCTACTAGGAGTTCATGAAATGGCAAACTCTATCTCAACAAAATGTATGACTTGGCCCCTGTATCTCCGGCGCCAAGTTTCTGTTCCTTGTTTTTTTCGTTGTTGTGTGAAATGAATGGCTCGAGATGTGTCAATAAATCACGTTTCTCTAAAATGCTTCCCTTCTCAAAGTTTTGAAacctaaaaatgaaaacaggacACTAGTACACAAACAAGGCTGTTTTACCTGGTCCCTGACATGCTAACACTTGGAGATGAAAGGCTCTTAACCTGTCTACAATAATAATTTACAATGCAAATAATCAGACTGTTTATCAACCCCTAATTAAGTCCTTGCTACATGACCTAAGAGTGGATCAGGtttaaccagcagagacctgcaCTGATTTGCTGATTTACTGCATAATTTATATCATGCACATCAGTGGAGGTCACTTACAATCCCCCCCGTCTTTCTTGTAAGGCCTCTGCACGTCATTCTGGTCCCTTGAACATTAAAGGCCTGTTGATCCTGTGAACCTCTGACATGTCTGCAAAATATACTTCTGCCTTCAACCCCACAAATCTGGCAATTccacatctgtctctctcttttcccagGAGAGCATTCCTCTCTCAGGTCACACCATCTCCCACCTGGGTCACATCATTGCTCCCCTCCAAAAAAACGTCTTTCTCCCAATAGAGCGTTGCTTACTGATAATAAGTCTTTAGTTTGAGTTCCTTCCTTTGCCCTAAATGTGATTGGGGGGAATTACTGGTTAGTGTACATGGGGAGAGAGCCCCCTGAAGCAGGTTCAATGTAAAAGCACTGCAGTCACTAACAGCTGGAATCTGTTGACCGTACACTTGTTCAGAGTACAGATAAGGCTGTGGGTATCAGATTTTTGGAAAAGTTTATGTTTTACTCCCCTGTCCAGACACACTCCTGTTCTAATTTGAAGTGGTTATTTTTCAGATATCTTGATGAATCTGCACCaatattcactttctttttagTCGTTTTTTAATATCTATTTGTACTGACACAAAATATGGCTCTTTAGCCACCAAATGCTACACCACTGCAGTAGCTTATCACCAACCTTGTCTGTATTAGGTACTGGGTAGGTAGTTTACAACTCTGCATATCAGAGCAGCTGAAAACAGCTGCCACCTCCTCCCTTAAACAAGGTTCATGAGAGCAATTACAGTTTTGTGGGCCATAAACTCAAAACAATGCTAAAAAGCTTAACAGCTCTATAGAGCTGATGGAAAATGCAGAGTTGATGCAATTCTCTGTAGATTTTGTCACTATGACTGACAAATATTCAGGAGATATATTGTAAACACAGGTTTTGACCATATCAATAAACGCAACAACAACATATTATTACATGAAGTGTGATATGGTGAATTTGTTTAGCATTCATTTGGACCTGTTGTTTCTGTCCATAGGATGCAGGTAAgaccaacatttttttattttagatggTCTTCACCACCTGAGGGATCTATATAGATGTTAAATGCTGCAATATCTTCACAAGCACTTTGCTGTTGCTGATGGGCCTGACCCTGTAACGTACAGTGAATatttcagaacaaaaacaatGCCTTTTTTTGGTGGTAAAAAACTATGCTATGAGAGCAgtgaaccaaaacaatgagctaaagATGCTAAAATACCAATGGAACTGTAAAGTTTCTGTAATTCTCTATGGATTCATCAATATGactgacacacatacagtaaagtGCACATACAGCAGCTATTTAATttgttgtaaatataaaaaaacaaaacgatgAGGTTTCCTTTAAAGGACCATGTCCCTGAGTCAGTGTTCTcttaatacaaatacaaaactgCATCAACTCTTACAGCCTAATTACAGCCAGGAGACTCGTGGTAATTAATGACAAATGGAGATATAAGGGAAGTTCAGGGGGGGATAATCTCAGGAAGTACTGTACAAACACATGCTAATTCATCCAGTAAATTCTCAAGAGAGTGGTTTCCCTTAGCATTCATAATTAGTACTGCTTCCCTTTGAGGCTTCTCATATATAAAACCAGGACAAACATACGTTGTGGGTGGATGATGCCAGTATGAGAAGTGTGTCTTTTTTGGCTCAGCTGTGCCATGTTTTTTGAGTTTTATACTACTGTAAGATATGAGACGGTACGTCAGGAAGCATAGAAACCTCTGAGATTGCGgaccatcacacacaccaacacagagtAGTCACTTGATTGTCTTTTCgttctttcacacacaaacaccctatTTAGCAAATGTGATTCTTACGTGTAAGGACATCCCTGGAGAAGTAGAAGAGGTATTTGGGACAAGGGATGGTAACAACCTCTCCGATGTCAGCACTGGGCCAGCAGGTGATCTTGTCCCACGTCCCACTGCAACCtgacagagagagtgaaaaaacatttgtcaaACACGAAGATACCATACAATCGAAGAGAACACGCTTTAAACACAAGATTTTTAACAGAACGTGTTGGATGCTGTTGTAACATTAATCAGGtccacagacaaacaacagTCTGATTAAAGGTGGAACACTGTAGTTCCCATGGCAGCCACAGCGTGTGTGCTCAG
It includes:
- the LOC128455068 gene encoding vasoactive intestinal polypeptide receptor isoform X3 — its product is MSGDVSKGIFLLFSMFLEPVFSVQNQMCDMMREIEKERDTCEAQIENRTTGCSGTWDKITCWPSADIGEVVTIPCPKYLFYFSRDVLTRNLSKTCTEDGWTPISMDSYIMDCGYNPNSTIDDNTGHFFTAIKVGYTIGHSMSLISLTVAIIILCLFRKLHCTRNCIHMHLFVSFILKAVAVFIKDVVLYDVGETENCQSSVGCKAVVVFFQYGIMASYFWLLVEGLYLHTLLAVSFFSERKYFWWYILIGWGAPTIFISAWVITKAYLNDRGCWETIDDSPWWIIKTPILVTILVNFFLFICIIRILRQKMNCPDIGRKESNQYSPHPPSSQDGIRSHSGLLSGVCRCSSVLLYERRGAVGD